From a single Raphanus sativus cultivar WK10039 chromosome 3, ASM80110v3, whole genome shotgun sequence genomic region:
- the LOC108847310 gene encoding CASP-like protein 4B1, producing MTTSPDNQKPVEPSDIEAPAAPATETSTFSAITQRWKREDMIKKASPISRGIALIFSLLAFLIMVCNKHGPGRNFDEYEEYRYVVAIAITATLYTAWQTFVHLSKRDFFDRRTSIFVDFSGDQIVAYLLISAASSAIPLTNRFREGQDNIFTDSAASAITMAVLAFVSLALSALFSGYKLSTTHSFV from the exons ATGACGACGAGTCCCGATAACCAGAAACCGGTCGAACCTTCCGACATCGAGGCGCCAGCGGCACCGGCGACTGAAACGTCGACGTTTTCCGCGATCACTCAGAGATGGAAAAGAGAGGACATGATAAAGAAAGCATCCCCGATCAGTAGAGGGATAGCTCTTATCTTCTCCCTCCTCGCCTTCTTAATCATGGTCTGTAACAAACACGGACCCGGTAGAAACTTCGACGAGTACGAAGAGTACAG ATATGTAGTGGCGATCGCGATCACCGCAACGTTGTACACTGCGTGGCAAACGTTCGTACATCTCTCCAAAAGAGACTTCTTTGATCGCCGGACTTCCATTTTCGTCGATTTCTCCGGCGACCAG ATAGTAGCGTATCTTCTGATATCAGCTGCTTCCTCTGCGATTCCGTTGACCAATAGGTTCAGAGAAGGTCAAGATAACATTTTTACCGACTCTGCTGCTTCGGCTATCACGATGGCTGTACTCGCCTTTGTTTCTTTAGCTCTCTCTGCTCTCTTCTCCGGTTACAAACTCTCCACTACTCATTCTTTTGTCTGA